In Rattus rattus isolate New Zealand chromosome 9, Rrattus_CSIRO_v1, whole genome shotgun sequence, a genomic segment contains:
- the Litaf gene encoding lipopolysaccharide-induced tumor necrosis factor-alpha factor has translation MSAPGPYQAAAGPSVMPTAPPTYEETVGVNSYYPTPPAPQPGPATGLITGPDGKGMNPPSYYTQPVPVPNANAIAVQTVYVQQPISFYDRPIQMCCPSCNKMIVTQLSYNAGALTWLSCGSLCLLGCIAGCCFIPFCVDALQDVDHYCPNCKALLGTYKRL, from the exons ATGTCGGCTCCAGGACCTTACCAAGCAGCTGCAGGCCCTTCTGTAATGCCTACCGCACCCCCAACCTATGAAGAAACAGTGGGTGTCAACAGTTACTACCCAACGCCCCCAGCACCTCAGCCGGGACCAGCCACAGGGCTCATTACGGGCCCGGATGGGAAGGGCATGAATCCACCTTCGTACTACACCCAGCCCGTGCCTGTCCCCAACGCCAACGCAA TTGCAGTGCAGACGGTTTATGTGCAGCAGCCCATCTCCTTCTACGACCGCCCCATCCAGATGTGCTGTCCTTCCTGCAACAAGATGATCGTGACCCAGTTGTCCTACAATGCGGGAGCCCTCACCTGGCTCTCCTGCGGCAGTCTGTGTCTGCTGGG ATGCATCGCTGGCTGCTGCTTCATTCCGTTTTGCGTGGATGCCCTGCAGGATGTGGACCATTACTGCCCCAACTGCAAAGCGCTCCTGGGCACCTACAAACGTTTGTAG